A segment of the Mangrovimonas sp. YM274 genome:
AAAGTCATAAGTCGTTTCTGGTGTTAGCCCAGTAATCCCAAAACTCAACGCTCCCTCACTCAGCCCGATACTTACCCCATCCTGGAATACTTCATAGTCTACAACTCCAACATTATCTGTCGAAGCCAGCCAATTTAAGGTTAACCCTGTATCGGAGACATTGGTTGCCGACAATCCGGTTGGAATACTTGGTGCCTCCGTATCTGGTGGACTTAAGGTGGTTACCTGTAAAATGGCACTTTGGTTGGAAGCATTATCCGAAGCATCAATGGCACTCATAGTAAAGTCATAGGTCGTTTCTGGTGTTAGACCAATAATCCCAAAACTCAACGCTCCTTCACTCAGCCCGATACTTACCCCATCCTGGAATACTTCATAATCTACAACACCAACATTATCCGTAGATGCTTCCCAATTCAAGGTTACCCCTGTATCGGAGACATTTGTTGCCGACAATCCGGTTGGAATACTTGGTGCCTCCGTATCTGGTGGACTTAAGGTGGTTACCTGTAAAATGGCACTTTGGTTGGAAGCATTATCCGAAGCATCAATGGCACTCACAGTAAAGTCATAGGTCGTTTCTGGTGTTAGCCCAATAATCCCAAAACTTAACGCTCCTTCACTCAGCCCGATACTTACCCCATCCTGGAATACTTCATAGTCTACAACACCAACATTATCTGTTGAAGCCTCCCAATTCAAGGTTACCCCTGTATCCGAAACATTGGTTGCCGACAGTCCGGTTGGAATGCTTGGTGCTTCTATATCTGGAGCATTTAAGGTGGTTACTGGTAAAGCTGTACTTTGAGCCGAAACATTACTTGCGGCATCCACAGCACTTACTGTAAAACTGTAAGTTGTATCCGAAGACAGTCCTGTGACCCCCAACGTGAGAGCTCCACCACTTGTTCCGATTAAATTCCCATCTTGAAATATCTGATAGTCTACAACTCCAACATTATCAGTGGAAGCCTGCCAATTAAGAGTAGCTCCCGTTTGAGTTATGTTTGTAGCGTTCAACCCCAAAGGTACACTTGGTGCTTCCTCATCTGGAGGCGGCGTCAGAGTAGTGACCTCCAAAGCTGTACTTGGCAATGAAACATTAGTGGCGGCATCCAAAGCTGTCACCGTAAAATTATAAGTGGTCGCTGCCGTCAGTCCCGTTATATCAAAAGTCAGAGTACCTCCACTGAAACCAAGGCTGTTGCCATCTTGAAACACTTCATAATCCACAACGCCCACATTGTCTGTAGAAGCCAACCAATTTAGGATAAAGCCTGTTTCGGTAAGGTTTGTAGCATTCAATCCCGTAGGTGCGGATGGCGCTTCGGTGTCGGGAGGTGTCAGAGTAGTGACCTCCAACGCTGTACTTGGCAATGAAACATTAGTCGCGGCATCCAAAGCCGTCACCGTAAAATTATAGGAAGTCGCTGCCGTCAGTCCCGTTATATCAAAAGTCAGAGCACCTCCACTGAAACCAAGGCTGTTGCCATCTTGGAACACTTCATAATCCACAACATCCACATTGTCTGTGGAAGCCAACCAATTTAGAGTTACTCCCGTTTCGGTAAGATTTATAGCATTCAATCCCGTAGGTACGGATGGCGCTTCGGTGTCGGGAGGTGTTAAAGTCGTGACTTCCAATGGCGCACTTGGCAATGAAGCATTAGTAGCTGCATCCAAAGCCGTTACCGTAAAATTATAGGAAGTCGCTGCCGTCAGCCCCGTTATATCAAAAGTCAGAGTACCTCCACTGAAACCAAGGCTGTTGCCATCTTGGAACACTTCATAATCCACAACACCCACATTGTCTGTGGAAGCCAACCAATTTAGAGTTACTCCCGTTTCGGTAAGATTTGTAGCATTCAATCCCGTAGGTACGGATGGCGCTTCGGTGTCGGGAGGCGCTAAAGTCGTGACTTCCAACGGTGCACTTAGCAATGAGGCATTAGTAGCTGCATCCAAAGCCGTTACCGTAAAATTATAGGAAGTCGCTGCCGTCAGTCCCGTTATATCAAAAGTCAGAGTACCTCCAGTGAATCCAAGACTGTTGCCATCTTGGAACACTTCATAATCCACAACACCCACATTGTCTGTGGAAGCCAACCAATTTAGGGTTACTCCTGTTTCAGTAAGGTTTGTAGTATTCAATCCCGTAGGTACGGATGGCGCTTCGGTGTCTGTTGGGCTTAATGTCGTAATTTGCAAAACAGCACTTTCCGCTGAAGAATTTCCAAATCCATCAACGGCCACAACCGTAAAATCATAAGATGTATCAGAGTTCAAACCGGTAACATCAAAACTAAGTCCGCCCCCGCTAAAACCAACACTTTGCCCATCTTGAAACACTTCATAATCAACAACACCAATATTATCTGTTGCGGCAGTCCAATTAATAGTAACACCAGTTTCACCAAGATTTGTAGCATTTAACCCCAAAGGAACCGAGGGATTTTCATTATCAACTAATAGTATACTAACATTATCTATCACTACAGAATTCCCAACTTCGGCTCCAGACCAAGGAGCTGCATATATTCTTATAATAGGGTTTGCATTGGTAGCTACTACAGTCCAAGTATATTCTGTCCAATTGGCCGTTGTCACAAGTGTTGTAGCAAACCCATTTAAACCAAACCAATTTGCAAATGCAGGTTGAAAACTCGTTGGTCCTAAACGCGCCCATATACTAATTTGATACGTTTCCCCTACAATAGCATTGAAGGCATAATTTCCTTCCTTCCCTGAACCGTTTGTAGTTGTAGCCGCAATACTTACAGCAAAGTTTCCTGAAAAGGGATTATCTGCAGTAGATGTAATATTTCCATTACCATTCCAGCCAGTAGTTGCATTTGCTTCGTTCAATATAGAAGCTGCATTGGCATCGTCGTGCAAGTTTTGACTTAATAAAGAACATACAGACAAAAACATTAATAAAAAGCAAAATTTTTTCATAGCCTATGAGTGATTAAAAG
Coding sequences within it:
- a CDS encoding fibronectin type III domain-containing protein; this encodes MKKFCFLLMFLSVCSLLSQNLHDDANAASILNEANATTGWNGNGNITSTADNPFSGNFAVSIAATTTNGSGKEGNYAFNAIVGETYQISIWARLGPTSFQPAFANWFGLNGFATTLVTTANWTEYTWTVVATNANPIIRIYAAPWSGAEVGNSVVIDNVSILLVDNENPSVPLGLNATNLGETGVTINWTAATDNIGVVDYEVFQDGQSVGFSGGGLSFDVTGLNSDTSYDFTVVAVDGFGNSSAESAVLQITTLSPTDTEAPSVPTGLNTTNLTETGVTLNWLASTDNVGVVDYEVFQDGNSLGFTGGTLTFDITGLTAATSYNFTVTALDAATNASLLSAPLEVTTLAPPDTEAPSVPTGLNATNLTETGVTLNWLASTDNVGVVDYEVFQDGNSLGFSGGTLTFDITGLTAATSYNFTVTALDAATNASLPSAPLEVTTLTPPDTEAPSVPTGLNAINLTETGVTLNWLASTDNVDVVDYEVFQDGNSLGFSGGALTFDITGLTAATSYNFTVTALDAATNVSLPSTALEVTTLTPPDTEAPSAPTGLNATNLTETGFILNWLASTDNVGVVDYEVFQDGNSLGFSGGTLTFDITGLTAATTYNFTVTALDAATNVSLPSTALEVTTLTPPPDEEAPSVPLGLNATNITQTGATLNWQASTDNVGVVDYQIFQDGNLIGTSGGALTLGVTGLSSDTTYSFTVSAVDAASNVSAQSTALPVTTLNAPDIEAPSIPTGLSATNVSDTGVTLNWEASTDNVGVVDYEVFQDGVSIGLSEGALSFGIIGLTPETTYDFTVSAIDASDNASNQSAILQVTTLSPPDTEAPSIPTGLSATNVSDTGVTLNWEASTDNVGVVDYEVFQDGVSIGLSEGALSFGIIGLTPETTYDFTMSAIDASDNASNQSAILQVTTLSPPDTEAPSIPTGLSATNVSDTGLTLNWLASTDNVGVVDYEVFQDGVSIGLSEGALSFGITGLTPETTYDFTVSAIDASDNASNQSPILQVNTLSPPDTEAPTIPTGLSATNVSDTGLTLNWLASTDNVGVVDYEVFQNGVSIGLSEGALSFGIIGLTPETTYDFTVSAIDASDNASNQSAILQVTTLSPPDTEAPSIPTGLSATNVSDTGLTLNWEASTDNVGVVDYEVFQNGQSIGFSAGALTFNVSGLSGNTTYNFNLTAIDASDNVSNQSAVLQVTTLVPPDTEAPSVPTGLLATNVTDTALILNWGASTDNVGVVDYEIFQDGQSIGFSAGVITFVVTGLTAETSYGFSVAAIDAADNSSNPSTVLNVTTTSGIVDYTSINANLDTVDWTGRDLFATRNIGIGTTNTQGYRLAVAGNMIAEEVRVALQASWPDYVFDSSYRLPSLLEVETHIEENGHLINVPSASEVEQQGIGLGEMNAILLQKIEELTLYIIQQEKRIQELEKTVKRFEN